A window from Herpetosiphonaceae bacterium encodes these proteins:
- a CDS encoding amino acid adenylation domain-containing protein — protein sequence MQVRNVEDFYPLSPLQQGMLFHSLYAPESGEYFEQLTCTLRGSLNIAEFERAWQQVVDRHPSLRAAFVWEGPKEPVQVVQRQVRLPLSYEDWRGLPAAEQRSRLAAFLDADRRRGFDLARAPLMRLTLIQRGDDEYSFVWSHHHLLLDGWCLALILREVFAFYDAGLAGQTIHLARSRPYRDYIVWLQQQDLAAAERFWRQQLKGVLAPTPLGVGLARSEQPGAQQSYGEQQLALSETTTAALRALSHQRQLTINTLIQGAWAVLLSRYSGTHDVVFGAIVSGRPATLSGVESIVGQFINSLPVRVALPPDARLVPWLQTIQAQQVELRQYEYSPLVQIHGWSEVPRGQPLFESLLIVENYPLDQALLERSRSPYVADVSAQERQNYPLAVFAMPGRELGFRILYNADRFDAATITRMLGHLQTILEDMVARPDRRLAEISLLSAAERSQIVGAWNPPVISAAPGEIIQQRFEAQVARTPDALALSCPTIAPGMFESSNRQHDDPFAHARLSYAELNARANQLARHLRALGVESETLVGFYLDRSVDLIVAILAILKAGGAYIPFNPNYPAERLQFMLADTRVPVLITTQDLSARLLTETVGAARHQPQIVDLDRDQFEIGQHAASNLPPTSAAHDLAYVIYTSGSTGRPKGVMVSHGSVLSLMDATQPVFGFSDQDVWSIVHSFGFDFSVWEMWAPLLHGSHALIVPEWIAQTPEVFYALLCRERVTIVNQTPSALRHLPIEAPSGPEREHALRLIMSGGEALPRDLAAQILAWDVPIWNFYGPTEATVWAAIQPVTQLEETLGFVPVGRPLANSQIYLLDASGQPVPIGVAGELHIGGSGLARGYLGRPALTAEKFVPHPFSRPEGTRPGGRLYRTGDLARYLPDGTIEFLGRIDHQVKVRGFRIELGEIEAVLAQHPGVREAVVLLRDERLVAYVVTNKEQRNKEQRTENGPADDSCSLCSVLCSPQELRQFLGQRLPDYMVPGAFVVLDALPLTTNGKLDRAALPAPSSERPELPAGFTAPRTPVEELLAAIWADVLGVERVGIHDNFFELGGHSLLAIQLVARLGEALQVRIPLRQLFDAPTVAGLAVIVAEQKGKQDDHAAAVAPLAAIVPTPDWLHLPFPLTEVQQAYWVGRSGVFELGNVAAHTYVEVESSSLDLERLTLAIRRLIDRHAMLRAIVLPDGQQQILPEVPPYRIALIDLRDDAPESAERQLATIREQASHQILPAERWPLFEIRASLLTDRRVRLHIGADLLIVDAWSMRIIQRELSLLYQDPDAPLPPLELSFRDYIVAEQALRQTEIYQRSREYWSARLATLPPSPELPLATSPSAIRAPRFTRRSSRLEPETWQRLKRRATQAGITPSGLLLAAFADVLSTWSKSPRFTINLTLFNRLPLHPQINQIVGDFTSVTLLEVDASAAEPFLARAQRLQARLWDDLDHRYVGGVHVLRELARLRGAAPHAAMPIVFTSALSLASSEHADATIFDTPGELVYGISQTPQVWLDHQVSERAGALTFRWDAIDELFPGGLLDDMFSAYCRLIQRLADEPALWKAPTRTLVPAAQLAQRAAINATDAPIAQELLHTLFAAQARRQPQQPAVITPTRRLSYAQLQRHASAVAQRLRELGARPNTLVAVVLEKGWEQIVAVLGVLQAGAAYLPIDPHLPQERLWHLLRHAETALVLTNTTTDAALAWPEQVARLAIDQIAPLTDEHAWQ from the coding sequence GTGCAGGTCAGAAACGTTGAGGACTTTTATCCGCTTTCGCCGTTGCAGCAGGGCATGCTCTTTCACAGCCTGTACGCTCCCGAATCTGGCGAGTACTTCGAGCAGCTCACCTGTACGCTGCGCGGCTCGCTGAACATCGCCGAGTTCGAGCGGGCCTGGCAGCAGGTCGTCGATCGCCATCCAAGCCTGCGCGCCGCGTTTGTCTGGGAGGGGCCGAAAGAGCCGGTCCAGGTCGTGCAGCGTCAGGTGCGGCTCCCGCTGAGCTACGAGGACTGGCGCGGGCTGCCCGCCGCCGAGCAGCGATCCCGGCTGGCGGCATTTCTGGACGCCGACCGTCGGCGCGGCTTTGATCTGGCGCGCGCGCCGCTGATGCGTCTCACGCTGATCCAGCGCGGTGATGACGAGTACAGCTTCGTGTGGAGCCATCATCACCTGCTGCTCGACGGCTGGTGTCTCGCGCTGATCCTGCGCGAGGTCTTCGCCTTCTACGATGCGGGCCTGGCCGGGCAGACGATCCACCTGGCGCGCAGCCGTCCCTACCGCGACTATATCGTCTGGCTTCAGCAGCAAGATCTGGCCGCCGCCGAGCGCTTCTGGCGGCAGCAGCTCAAAGGCGTTCTCGCGCCGACGCCGCTTGGCGTGGGGCTGGCGCGATCGGAGCAGCCGGGCGCGCAGCAGAGCTACGGCGAGCAGCAGCTTGCATTGTCGGAGACAACGACGGCAGCGCTGCGCGCGCTGAGCCACCAGCGCCAGCTCACGATCAACACGCTGATCCAGGGCGCGTGGGCCGTGCTCCTCAGCCGCTACAGCGGCACGCACGATGTCGTCTTCGGCGCGATCGTTTCGGGGCGTCCGGCCACTCTCAGCGGTGTCGAGTCGATCGTCGGACAGTTCATCAACTCGCTGCCGGTGCGGGTCGCGCTGCCGCCGGATGCGAGGCTCGTGCCCTGGCTTCAAACGATCCAGGCGCAGCAGGTCGAGCTGCGCCAGTATGAGTACAGCCCGCTGGTGCAGATCCACGGCTGGAGCGAGGTACCGCGCGGACAGCCGCTCTTCGAGAGCCTGCTGATCGTCGAGAATTACCCGCTGGATCAGGCCCTGCTTGAGCGCAGCCGCAGCCCCTACGTCGCGGACGTGAGCGCCCAGGAGCGGCAAAACTACCCGCTGGCGGTCTTTGCCATGCCCGGACGAGAGCTGGGCTTTCGCATCCTGTACAACGCCGATCGCTTCGATGCCGCGACGATTACCCGAATGCTCGGTCATCTCCAGACGATCCTTGAGGACATGGTCGCAAGGCCGGATCGACGGCTTGCCGAGATCAGCCTGCTCAGCGCCGCCGAGCGCAGCCAGATCGTCGGCGCGTGGAATCCGCCCGTGATCAGCGCTGCGCCCGGCGAGATCATCCAGCAGCGCTTCGAGGCGCAGGTCGCCCGCACGCCCGACGCGCTGGCGCTGAGCTGCCCGACGATCGCGCCGGGCATGTTCGAGAGCAGCAACCGCCAGCACGACGACCCGTTTGCCCATGCGCGGCTGAGCTACGCCGAGCTGAACGCGCGGGCGAACCAGCTTGCGCGGCATCTGCGCGCGCTGGGCGTCGAGTCCGAAACCCTGGTCGGCTTCTACCTCGACCGCTCCGTCGATCTGATCGTCGCGATCCTTGCCATTCTCAAAGCGGGCGGCGCGTACATCCCGTTCAACCCGAACTATCCCGCCGAGCGGCTTCAGTTCATGCTGGCCGATACTCGCGTGCCGGTGCTGATCACCACCCAGGATCTATCGGCCAGGCTGCTCACTGAGACGGTCGGCGCGGCCCGGCATCAGCCGCAGATCGTCGATCTGGATCGTGACCAATTCGAGATCGGCCAGCACGCCGCGAGCAATCTGCCACCGACCAGCGCGGCGCATGATCTGGCCTACGTGATCTACACCTCAGGCTCGACCGGACGACCAAAGGGCGTGATGGTCAGCCACGGCAGCGTGCTGTCGCTGATGGACGCGACCCAGCCGGTGTTCGGATTCAGCGATCAGGATGTCTGGAGCATCGTCCACTCGTTTGGCTTCGACTTCTCGGTCTGGGAGATGTGGGCGCCGCTGCTGCACGGCAGCCATGCGCTGATCGTGCCGGAGTGGATCGCGCAAACGCCCGAGGTGTTCTATGCCCTGCTCTGCCGCGAGCGGGTGACGATCGTCAATCAGACGCCCTCGGCGCTGCGTCACCTGCCGATCGAAGCGCCGTCCGGGCCTGAGCGCGAGCATGCGCTGCGGCTGATCATGAGCGGCGGCGAGGCGTTACCGCGCGATCTCGCCGCTCAGATCCTCGCCTGGGACGTGCCGATCTGGAATTTTTACGGCCCCACCGAGGCCACGGTCTGGGCGGCGATCCAGCCCGTGACCCAGCTTGAAGAAACGTTGGGCTTCGTGCCGGTCGGCAGGCCGCTGGCAAACTCGCAGATCTACCTGCTCGACGCTTCCGGCCAGCCCGTGCCGATCGGCGTCGCGGGCGAGCTGCACATCGGGGGCAGCGGGCTGGCGCGCGGCTACCTGGGCCGCCCCGCGCTCACCGCCGAAAAGTTCGTGCCGCATCCGTTCAGCCGCCCAGAGGGCACCCGACCGGGGGGGCGGCTCTACCGCACCGGCGACCTGGCGCGCTACCTGCCCGACGGCACGATCGAGTTCCTGGGCCGGATCGATCACCAGGTCAAAGTGCGCGGCTTTCGGATCGAGCTGGGCGAGATCGAGGCCGTGCTGGCGCAGCATCCCGGCGTGCGCGAGGCCGTGGTGCTGCTCCGCGACGAGCGGCTGGTAGCGTATGTTGTAACAAACAAAGAACAACGGAACAAAGAACAAAGAACCGAGAACGGCCCTGCGGATGATTCTTGTTCTTTGTGCTCTGTTCTTTGTTCTCCCCAGGAACTGCGCCAGTTTCTGGGGCAGCGCCTCCCCGACTACATGGTGCCGGGCGCATTCGTCGTGCTGGACGCGCTGCCGCTGACGACCAACGGCAAGCTCGACCGCGCGGCCCTGCCTGCGCCGAGCAGCGAGCGACCGGAGCTGCCCGCCGGTTTCACCGCGCCGCGCACGCCGGTCGAGGAGCTGCTGGCGGCGATCTGGGCCGATGTCCTTGGCGTCGAGCGGGTGGGCATCCACGACAACTTCTTTGAGCTGGGCGGCCACTCGCTGCTGGCGATCCAGCTCGTAGCCCGCCTGGGCGAGGCGCTCCAGGTGCGGATTCCCCTGCGTCAGCTCTTCGACGCGCCGACCGTCGCCGGGCTGGCGGTGATCGTTGCCGAGCAGAAAGGCAAGCAGGACGATCACGCAGCCGCCGTGGCACCGCTCGCGGCGATTGTGCCGACGCCCGATTGGCTCCATCTGCCGTTTCCGCTGACCGAGGTCCAGCAGGCCTACTGGGTCGGGCGCAGCGGCGTCTTTGAGCTGGGCAACGTCGCCGCGCATACGTATGTCGAGGTAGAAAGCAGCAGCCTCGATCTTGAGCGGCTGACGCTGGCGATTAGGCGGCTGATCGACCGCCACGCGATGCTGCGCGCGATCGTGCTGCCGGACGGCCAGCAGCAGATCTTGCCTGAGGTGCCGCCCTACCGGATCGCGCTGATCGACCTGCGCGACGACGCGCCTGAGTCCGCCGAGCGCCAGCTTGCGACCATCCGCGAGCAGGCTTCGCACCAGATCTTGCCCGCTGAGCGCTGGCCGCTCTTCGAGATCCGCGCATCTCTGCTCACGGATCGGCGCGTCCGGCTGCATATCGGCGCGGATCTGCTGATCGTGGACGCCTGGAGCATGCGGATCATTCAGCGCGAGCTATCGCTGCTCTACCAGGACCCCGACGCGCCGCTGCCGCCGCTTGAGCTATCGTTTCGCGACTATATCGTCGCCGAGCAGGCGCTCCGTCAGACCGAGATCTACCAGCGCTCGCGGGAGTACTGGTCGGCGCGATTGGCAACGCTGCCGCCGTCGCCGGAGCTGCCGCTCGCGACCAGCCCGTCAGCTATTCGCGCGCCGCGCTTTACGCGCCGCTCCTCGCGGCTGGAGCCGGAAACCTGGCAGCGCCTCAAGCGCCGGGCTACCCAGGCCGGGATCACGCCGTCGGGGCTGCTGCTGGCCGCGTTCGCGGACGTGCTGAGCACCTGGAGCAAAAGCCCGCGCTTTACGATCAACCTGACGCTCTTCAACCGGCTGCCGCTGCATCCGCAGATCAACCAGATCGTCGGCGACTTCACCTCGGTGACGCTGCTGGAGGTGGATGCCTCAGCCGCCGAGCCGTTCCTGGCGCGGGCGCAGCGGCTTCAGGCCCGCCTCTGGGACGACCTGGATCATCGCTACGTCGGCGGCGTGCATGTGCTGCGCGAGCTGGCGCGCCTGCGGGGTGCCGCGCCGCACGCCGCCATGCCGATCGTGTTTACCAGCGCGCTCAGCCTGGCATCCTCCGAGCACGCCGACGCGACCATCTTCGACACGCCCGGCGAGCTGGTCTATGGCATCTCGCAGACGCCGCAGGTCTGGCTTGACCATCAGGTTTCGGAGCGCGCCGGAGCCCTCACGTTCAGGTGGGATGCCATCGATGAGCTGTTTCCCGGGGGGCTGCTTGACGATATGTTCAGCGCCTACTGCCGGTTGATCCAGCGGTTGGCGGACGAGCCCGCCCTCTGGAAAGCGCCGACGCGCACGCTCGTTCCGGCGGCGCAGCTTGCGCAGCGCGCGGCGATCAACGCCACCGACGCGCCGATCGCCCAGGAATTGCTGCATACGCTCTTCGCGGCTCAGGCGCGACGGCAGCCCCAGCAGCCGGCGGTGATCACGCCGACGCGCCGGCTGAGCTACGCTCAGCTTCAGCGCCATGCCAGCGCCGTCGCGCAGCGATTGCGGGAGCTAGGCGCGCGGCCCAACACGCTCG